The stretch of DNA GTTTTCGACGATCGTGTCGATGACGCCGGCGCTGCCGGTGGAGGAATTCGCCCAGGGCAGCGGCTGGCCGGCCATTCTCTGGATGTCGGCAGAGGTGACCGCGTTGCGAACCGTCATTTCGTCGGAAAGCGTATCGGTGCTCGGCGGCGTCTGCGGCACGGTTCCGGTGGCAACCGAACGGTCCACCTTCGAATCGCTCAGGAAGTCAAAACCGCCCGTCATGCAGCCAGAAAGCGGCAGCATCGCCGCGCCGATGACGAACAACATGGCACAACGGCACAGCAGGCCCTTTGTATGGCGATTTGACTTTGCTATGACTTCCACCCTGCGTCCCGTCCAGTCGTGAAAAGCTGGGCATGAAACCAATAAACCCGGGGCATTTGAGCTAATATGTCGGCAAATGAGTTAATAAGCGGTGACTTCACTGAGCGCGACGAGCCGTTCAAGCTTTTCGCGGAATGGCTAAAAGATGCCGAGGGTTCCGAGATAAACGATCCGAATGCGGTAGCGCTTGCGACGGTCGATGAAGATGGCCTTCCCAATGTCCGCATGGTTCTCCTGAAGGGATTCGATAGCGACGGATTCGTCTTCTACACCAATTTCGAGAGTCAGAAAGGCCGCGAAATCTTGGGGCAGAAAAAAGCGGCCATGTGTTTTCACTGGAAAACGCTGCGACGGCAAGTGCGCGTGCGCGGTCCTGTGGAAATCGTGACCGAGGAGGAAGCCGACGCTTATTTCCAGACGCGCGCCCGCGGCAGCCGCATCGGCGCCTGGGCATCCAAGCAGTCCCGTCCGCTGGAAAGCCGTTTTGCGCTGGAAAGAGCCGTGGCCGAATATACGGCGCGTTATGCCATTGGCGAAATCCCGCGGCCGCCCTACTGGTCGGGTTTCCGCATCAAGCCGGTTTCGATCGAATTCTGGAAGGACCAAAACTTCCGCCTGCACGACCGCATCGAATTCCGCCGCAAGGCCCCGGAAGGCGATTGGCAAAAGATCAGGATGTATCCTTAAGCGGTTAACGGCCCATCAGCTTCAGCGGGATGCCGGAGGCGAGTGCCGAGACATAGCGCGGCTTCTGATAAAAGCCATTGAGAGAGAGCCGCGGCAGATAGGTGGTGCTGCCAGGCAGGTCCGGCCGCATGACGCCCGGCCGGGTCGTCACCGCGACCTTG from Rhizobium sp. 007 encodes:
- a CDS encoding RT0821/Lpp0805 family surface protein; this translates as MEVIAKSNRHTKGLLCRCAMLFVIGAAMLPLSGCMTGGFDFLSDSKVDRSVATGTVPQTPPSTDTLSDEMTVRNAVTSADIQRMAGQPLPWANSSTGSAGVIDTIVENNDQGQVCRQFRTTRHSYAGIAKFYGKTCLVGGGNWQLLSFQPEG
- the pdxH gene encoding pyridoxamine 5'-phosphate oxidase — its product is MSANELISGDFTERDEPFKLFAEWLKDAEGSEINDPNAVALATVDEDGLPNVRMVLLKGFDSDGFVFYTNFESQKGREILGQKKAAMCFHWKTLRRQVRVRGPVEIVTEEEADAYFQTRARGSRIGAWASKQSRPLESRFALERAVAEYTARYAIGEIPRPPYWSGFRIKPVSIEFWKDQNFRLHDRIEFRRKAPEGDWQKIRMYP